In a genomic window of Cytobacillus sp. FSL H8-0458:
- a CDS encoding M4 family metallopeptidase: MKRNQLKKKVLPAVLAASFAISGLSLPAKNVLANEEIVKYHQELKTPSYIIGTWQAPEGLSKEEAVYAFLQSKANLFKNAGYEAKDQFKIIDQFNDKETNTHHFRTVEQYNGIPVYGSQQTIALDESNNVTAFFGKVTPNLARSIIPTDAKLGEDEALDKVKESIEDKIGEVKSYDGIEGELVIYPHNGQKLLAYYVTASTSAPSPGYWHYFVDAATGNIIHSYNAIAELTPSSPEQPEAQQTASSQPAPKALPTVSEPVQARGMDIFGTLQSFQAVKDPETGTHYLFDGTRSEGVHTFKANRMPENAFIILSGLLGMTGFEVESRNDFFYDPSAVSAHVNAGKVYDYYKKVHGRDSLDGEGMKLVSTVHIGSKWNNAAWNGKQMLYGDGDGTRMISLSGGLDVIGHEMTHGVITNTADLIYENESGAINESIADILGAFAENKTGEDLWLLGEDIWTPNTPGDGLRSMSDPGSVYIGGYTESGYYPDHYSKRYIGELDKGGVHINSSINNKAAHLITDGGTHYGVSVTGIGKTKAEKIFYRALTHYLTASSDFSQMRQAAIQAARDLHPDRNGQPSAEVKAVMAAYDAVGVQ; this comes from the coding sequence TTGAAAAGAAATCAGCTAAAAAAGAAAGTCCTCCCTGCGGTTCTGGCAGCTTCGTTTGCCATCTCGGGACTATCACTGCCCGCAAAAAATGTGCTGGCAAATGAAGAAATCGTTAAGTATCATCAGGAATTAAAGACGCCTTCCTACATAATTGGGACCTGGCAAGCTCCTGAAGGACTGAGTAAGGAAGAAGCTGTATATGCGTTCCTTCAATCAAAGGCGAACTTATTTAAAAATGCGGGCTACGAGGCCAAGGACCAATTCAAAATCATTGATCAATTTAATGATAAGGAAACGAACACACACCATTTCAGAACAGTAGAGCAATACAACGGAATACCAGTATACGGATCACAGCAGACCATTGCTTTGGATGAAAGTAATAATGTGACAGCCTTCTTCGGTAAGGTTACACCAAATCTGGCACGTTCCATTATTCCAACTGATGCGAAACTGGGCGAAGATGAAGCACTGGATAAGGTAAAGGAAAGCATTGAAGATAAAATTGGAGAAGTGAAGAGCTATGATGGTATAGAAGGAGAACTTGTTATTTATCCCCATAATGGGCAAAAGCTTCTGGCTTATTATGTAACAGCATCCACCTCAGCACCTTCACCGGGGTATTGGCATTATTTTGTAGATGCTGCAACTGGAAACATTATTCATAGCTATAATGCCATCGCAGAACTGACTCCATCTTCACCTGAACAACCTGAGGCACAGCAGACGGCTTCTTCCCAGCCCGCACCGAAAGCACTTCCGACTGTTTCAGAACCTGTTCAGGCAAGGGGAATGGATATTTTCGGGACACTTCAATCATTCCAGGCGGTTAAAGACCCGGAAACAGGAACGCACTATTTATTCGATGGGACAAGATCGGAAGGTGTTCATACATTCAAAGCGAACCGCATGCCTGAAAACGCGTTTATTATCCTTTCAGGTCTGCTTGGTATGACCGGATTCGAGGTGGAAAGCAGAAACGACTTCTTCTACGATCCTTCTGCGGTGTCTGCCCATGTGAACGCAGGAAAAGTTTATGACTATTATAAAAAGGTTCATGGCCGGGATTCCCTTGATGGCGAAGGGATGAAATTAGTTTCAACTGTCCATATCGGTTCGAAGTGGAATAATGCTGCATGGAATGGCAAGCAGATGCTATACGGTGATGGTGACGGGACTCGCATGATATCGCTCTCTGGTGGTCTTGATGTTATCGGGCATGAAATGACACACGGCGTAATCACCAATACAGCCGATTTAATTTATGAAAATGAATCCGGTGCGATCAATGAATCAATTGCAGATATTTTAGGGGCTTTCGCTGAAAATAAAACAGGCGAAGATCTTTGGTTATTAGGTGAAGATATTTGGACGCCAAATACACCAGGTGACGGTCTTCGTTCTATGAGTGACCCGGGTTCCGTCTATATTGGCGGCTATACAGAATCAGGCTACTACCCTGATCACTACAGCAAACGTTATATAGGAGAGCTTGATAAAGGCGGTGTCCATATCAACAGCAGCATCAACAACAAAGCTGCCCACCTAATCACAGATGGAGGCACTCATTACGGTGTTTCGGTTACAGGCATCGGAAAAACAAAAGCCGAAAAGATTTTCTACAGAGCACTTACCCATTACCTGACAGCAAGCTCCGACTTCAGCCAAATGCGCCAGGCAGCCATCCAGGCAGCAAGAGACCTGCATCCGGATCGAAACGGACAGCCTTCAGCTGAGGTAAAGGCCGTCATGGCAGCATATGATGCTGTTGGGGTTCAATAA
- a CDS encoding DUF4047 domain-containing protein, whose product MKKGLNKLILPCLCCLSFYTGTQLVGETAAAFTSQAETKPILISTAFVFPSYIHGLEQKARINSDQIIKEHADLEALVKNGLLNGTADPRAEFLRKKEQIAAILEELHRIRAELEKLDRQAEKKEGYEFVSEGFLKVDKLLLRMNDSLYLQELEQLFNQKWQELKKEQQEEDNKTNKMGEGEKIVMPISELENQIIEPKQPVVEQSKPEDEQTVSKDKTQKDEQEEIGNEESSENTE is encoded by the coding sequence ATGAAGAAGGGATTGAATAAACTCATTTTGCCTTGTCTATGCTGCCTGAGTTTTTATACGGGCACTCAGCTTGTCGGGGAAACAGCAGCTGCCTTTACAAGCCAGGCAGAGACAAAGCCTATTTTAATCTCCACTGCTTTTGTGTTCCCATCCTATATTCACGGGCTTGAACAGAAAGCCAGGATAAACAGTGACCAAATAATAAAAGAGCATGCCGATTTAGAAGCACTTGTGAAGAATGGGCTTTTAAATGGGACCGCAGATCCTCGCGCTGAATTTTTGAGAAAAAAAGAACAGATAGCAGCCATCTTGGAGGAACTTCATAGAATAAGAGCTGAACTGGAAAAGCTGGACCGGCAAGCAGAAAAAAAGGAAGGATATGAGTTTGTAAGTGAAGGTTTTCTAAAAGTAGACAAGCTCCTTCTGAGAATGAATGATTCTCTTTATCTTCAGGAGCTGGAACAGCTTTTTAACCAAAAATGGCAAGAGCTGAAAAAAGAGCAGCAAGAAGAAGATAATAAAACAAACAAAATGGGTGAGGGTGAAAAAATAGTAATGCCTATCAGCGAGTTGGAAAATCAGATAATTGAACCCAAACAGCCAGTGGTGGAACAATCGAAGCCCGAGGATGAACAGACTGTCAGCAAGGACAAAACACAGAAGGATGAACAGGAGGAGATAGGCAATGAGGAAAGCTCTGAAAATACTGAATAA
- the sipW gene encoding signal peptidase I SipW — translation MRKALKILNKCISAAGLVLLCLLAFWAISSKASGGEPSLIGYQAKAVLSGSMEPTFMTGSIIVVKQPDSKEHLKTEDIITFKSGDKLITHRIVEVKKTKAGVLYQTKGDNNDAPDMEYVQPENITGKYTGFTIPYAGYAAEFTASKEGSALLLFIPGLLLLLSAARTIFLALKEYETKNA, via the coding sequence ATGAGGAAAGCTCTGAAAATACTGAATAAATGTATCAGTGCAGCAGGATTGGTGCTCCTGTGTCTGCTTGCTTTTTGGGCAATATCCTCAAAAGCATCCGGAGGAGAACCGTCCCTTATAGGTTATCAGGCTAAAGCTGTTTTATCGGGATCGATGGAACCCACTTTCATGACAGGATCCATCATTGTAGTGAAACAGCCGGACAGTAAAGAACATTTAAAAACAGAAGATATTATTACCTTTAAATCAGGAGATAAATTAATTACCCATAGAATTGTCGAAGTAAAGAAAACGAAAGCCGGGGTTTTATATCAAACAAAAGGCGACAACAATGACGCACCGGATATGGAATATGTGCAGCCTGAAAATATAACCGGCAAATATACGGGCTTCACCATTCCATATGCAGGCTATGCGGCTGAGTTTACAGCATCCAAGGAAGGTTCCGCACTCCTGCTGTTTATCCCGGGACTTCTCCTGCTGCTATCTGCAGCGAGAACTATTTTTCTGGCCCTTAAAGAATACGAAACTAAAAATGCTTAA
- a CDS encoding TasA family protein: MGFAKKVSKGLLTAALGFSLMGGGTYAYFSDTEVTNNTFAAGTLDLAVNPETIVNIGDLKPGDEVSREFTIANSGTLDISKILLHTNYQVEDAKLNGAENADDFGKHIKVTILYNQANATVQVAETTLHDLQTQTPDLTAIDNFVGGGTVPDGLAPGETDKIIVLFEFVDNGEDQNEFQGDALQVEWKFNAEQAEGTEK, from the coding sequence ATGGGATTTGCAAAAAAGGTAAGTAAAGGACTTTTAACAGCTGCTTTAGGTTTTTCATTAATGGGTGGGGGTACATACGCTTATTTCAGCGATACAGAGGTTACGAATAACACGTTTGCAGCAGGTACACTCGATTTGGCGGTAAACCCTGAAACAATCGTCAATATTGGCGATTTAAAACCAGGTGACGAGGTTTCACGCGAATTTACCATTGCAAATAGCGGTACTCTTGATATTTCAAAGATCTTGCTGCATACAAACTATCAGGTGGAGGATGCAAAATTAAACGGGGCTGAAAATGCAGATGATTTCGGCAAACATATTAAAGTCACAATCCTATACAATCAGGCTAATGCAACCGTACAGGTTGCAGAAACGACTTTACATGACCTGCAGACACAAACTCCCGATTTAACAGCCATTGATAATTTTGTAGGCGGTGGAACAGTGCCGGATGGCCTGGCCCCTGGTGAAACCGATAAAATTATAGTGCTGTTCGAATTTGTGGATAACGGAGAGGACCAAAACGAATTCCAGGGAGATGCACTCCAGGTCGAATGGAAATTCAATGCAGAACAGGCTGAAGGAACAGAAAAATAG
- a CDS encoding helix-turn-helix domain-containing protein, with amino-acid sequence MLEGEIIRYYREKSGLTQAMLGEGICTPTHVSKIERGKTAYSPEIISLFSAVLNIDIQKEIEYFRDLDKRLQEWHKAIIMYRLPRAEEIKNELESSPFIQSSKYAAHYLLLKARYHLLHQELEETSRIIKKISNEFPNLSPFERNLFYHVQGMYYINQAIKPDSPDQQKALQVLKNIDIDEYGNEEYFYHLAIAYHYIDSKIMAYMFAEKSLQHFKNTNNYTMAIKAESIILLQISSDILTDMDKLAERYHHLIWDCERIGFQDYKGLLYNNLGFEYFNREQYAEAKDCYKQALRLADRNTIIYLQRLYSYLNSCIEGKLSGKTALLKKACEGIQVSKELKSTLYLSLFKLSKYQLYHQREKYFKYLEEKAFPEFIKIKHMILMRRYGKKLYEYYIETGNHEKAIHLNRQLEGKELINV; translated from the coding sequence ATGCTGGAAGGGGAAATTATTAGATACTACCGGGAAAAATCCGGGCTCACACAAGCCATGTTAGGTGAAGGAATTTGTACTCCTACCCATGTAAGCAAAATTGAAAGAGGGAAAACTGCGTATTCACCGGAAATTATTTCACTTTTCTCTGCCGTTTTAAATATTGACATTCAAAAGGAAATTGAATACTTCCGGGATCTGGACAAGCGCCTGCAGGAATGGCATAAAGCCATCATCATGTATAGATTACCCAGGGCGGAGGAAATCAAAAATGAATTGGAAAGCTCGCCTTTTATTCAATCTTCTAAATATGCAGCCCACTATCTGCTTTTAAAGGCTAGATATCATTTACTGCATCAGGAATTAGAGGAAACATCCCGGATCATTAAGAAAATAAGCAATGAGTTTCCAAACCTCTCTCCTTTTGAGAGAAATTTATTTTACCATGTTCAAGGGATGTATTATATTAACCAAGCAATAAAACCTGATAGCCCGGATCAGCAAAAAGCGCTTCAGGTATTAAAAAACATCGATATTGATGAATATGGCAATGAAGAATACTTTTATCACCTGGCAATTGCCTATCATTATATCGATTCAAAAATCATGGCTTACATGTTTGCGGAAAAATCATTGCAGCATTTCAAAAACACGAACAACTACACGATGGCGATAAAAGCGGAATCCATTATCCTCCTGCAGATAAGCAGTGATATCTTAACTGACATGGATAAACTGGCAGAACGGTATCATCATTTAATCTGGGACTGTGAACGAATTGGATTTCAAGACTATAAAGGCCTGTTATACAATAATTTAGGATTTGAGTATTTCAATAGGGAACAATATGCTGAGGCAAAGGATTGCTATAAACAGGCCCTGCGTTTAGCTGACAGGAATACAATCATTTATCTTCAGCGATTATATTCTTACCTTAATTCCTGTATAGAAGGCAAATTATCCGGTAAAACAGCCCTTCTTAAAAAAGCTTGCGAAGGAATTCAGGTGTCAAAGGAGCTTAAAAGCACTTTATACTTATCATTATTTAAACTTTCTAAGTATCAGCTTTATCACCAGCGTGAGAAATATTTTAAGTATTTGGAAGAAAAGGCTTTTCCTGAATTTATTAAAATTAAGCATATGATTCTCATGCGCAGGTATGGCAAAAAGCTTTATGAATATTACATTGAGACAGGAAATCATGAAAAAGCCATTCATCTGAACAGGCAGCTTGAAGGCAAAGAATTAATTAATGTGTAG
- a CDS encoding helix-turn-helix domain-containing protein: MKEGLIIKYFRERAGLTQTQLGEGICSVTHISKIERGQTQYSSEITNLICKRLNIDLTLELEKFDTLEIKLHEWLEAMVKQQNEYIEWIKEDLAQNPYLHFSETKYFHSILLARYQLMHGNFDKGKALLESCQVAWNSLERFERNLLQHIWGIYFLNIHNCKEAISHLKTINPKEYNNHEFYFHLATSSHLMNDKVKAYHYGTLALSYFRATNNFKRILDTETVLLIQMGTNDLCQFEETVKKYHTLIKSCRAHKEEVREMTLWHNLAVEYFAKGFYSEASEVYKKVLDQSDLIPNPSVKLGAIRGYVHSCLNLDQYNRQNLRSLLDDGRRLAEQFQNKTYQFVYYMLDILLEDKDINDYYLFLENTFLPHLHEIGNSTLINLYEKELFHYYRKSSQHEKACRLAAKYFEPLSH, translated from the coding sequence TTGAAAGAAGGCTTAATTATTAAATATTTCCGGGAACGGGCTGGGCTGACGCAAACTCAGCTGGGTGAAGGGATTTGTTCTGTAACTCATATAAGTAAAATTGAACGGGGACAAACACAATATTCCTCTGAAATCACGAATTTGATCTGTAAACGGCTGAATATAGATCTTACACTCGAACTTGAAAAGTTTGATACGCTGGAGATTAAACTTCATGAGTGGCTGGAGGCAATGGTAAAACAGCAAAATGAATATATAGAATGGATTAAAGAGGATTTAGCCCAAAATCCTTACCTGCATTTTTCGGAAACTAAATATTTTCATTCAATCCTCTTGGCTCGCTATCAACTGATGCATGGGAACTTTGATAAGGGCAAAGCGCTTTTAGAAAGCTGCCAGGTTGCTTGGAACTCCCTTGAGCGCTTTGAACGGAATCTTCTCCAACATATATGGGGAATTTATTTTCTCAATATACATAATTGCAAAGAAGCCATTTCCCACTTAAAGACTATTAATCCTAAAGAATATAATAACCATGAATTTTATTTTCACCTCGCTACTTCTTCTCATTTAATGAATGATAAAGTAAAGGCCTATCACTATGGGACGCTTGCACTATCCTATTTTCGGGCAACCAATAATTTCAAAAGAATTCTAGATACAGAAACCGTTTTATTGATACAAATGGGCACGAACGACCTTTGCCAATTTGAAGAAACCGTCAAGAAGTATCATACATTAATAAAGTCCTGCCGGGCCCATAAAGAAGAAGTAAGAGAAATGACCCTTTGGCATAATCTTGCCGTTGAATATTTTGCAAAAGGATTTTATTCAGAAGCGAGTGAAGTTTACAAAAAGGTATTGGACCAATCCGATTTAATTCCTAATCCGTCTGTAAAATTAGGCGCTATAAGAGGCTATGTCCATAGCTGCCTTAATCTGGATCAATATAATAGACAAAACCTCAGATCCTTGCTGGACGATGGCCGCAGGCTAGCTGAACAATTTCAAAATAAAACCTATCAATTTGTTTATTATATGCTCGATATCCTTTTAGAAGATAAAGACATAAATGATTACTATCTCTTTTTAGAAAACACATTCCTTCCACACCTTCATGAAATAGGTAATAGCACATTAATCAACCTCTATGAAAAAGAATTATTCCATTATTACAGGAAATCTTCACAGCATGAAAAAGCATGCAGGCTTGCAGCCAAGTACTTCGAGCCGCTCAGCCATTAA
- a CDS encoding S8 family serine peptidase, which produces MKVKKGVPYKVLASALAAAMLFGGTVSAQGDQDDEIKAPSIEDIVKQGQKLFLEQQFQTDANAVDKLGYKDLKEKGLTQPYEPTEILRVIVEIEQPADTEKTNKSKKSKMKAKQDEVISALSKKKSFKKLKHRFFEGFNGFSLETEFRNVKEIQDIPGVINVHIARTFQPSMGASKELVQAQKVWERHGYEGEGLLVAVVDSGLDYTHQDMTLTDEGKDKQKWSEGGIQAKLSETAINDVWYSDKVPTGYDWADEDTDVIPRGQYGSPHGMHVAGTVGANGDEENDGVKGIAPGVQLLAEKVFSDNGGGAYEDDIIAGIEHAVAMDADVINMSLGSDAGFVGEENDPIQKSIREATEQGTLVVVAGGNSSYSTKNNIMEASAMPYAENPDIGTVGEPSVSPFALSVASYENTKLHMNALTDENGLQLPYQDQTHVNFKLSKVLTAGESYEMVYVGEGKTADFAGKDVAGKIVVAKPNQKYGLYTYVQSEARKNGAKAVILVPPHDEADFPFLYFSPYLTPAATTSKEDGNALISQLSNGQTVKMQMSKGVWVDNAEKDNMSDFSSFGTPHTLDFKPELSAPGGGIYSTVPGNEYEIMSGTSMAAPHVAGGSALLLQALYEKGLPQSKETALKAKIALMNTSKTIQDPRSSSQVPYSPRVQGSGLMQIQNAIKTPVLVTNKNVPLEQAGAVALKEINEKAHFKLNVEALRDADVEELEYKVYVDVLTDETETKKYDFDNDGKLDEKEYLTMTSKRISGASAIVNGEKVTNEKGKTLKVKPGQNKSLDVQIQLPDSLKKGTFVEGYVRLVPTGKNNDAAVPLTIPYMGYFGQWDKPLNLDPAAWEKDAFLGYTVLWNDEGAQFPMGYDPYTGTFNMDRIVISPNAVLPGVFPTFTALRNLQKTEMYVENDKGEMINYLGDFSEFTGKPWKFRKNIMAFRDYMINGYLWDVKDQNGNFVKDGSYQYIIKTTLDYKDAKPQKVRLPVHVDSVAPVVSDIQVQPKDGQYEISFKSEDNKGGSGYNGAIIWYNGKYMPLEPGKTSALVKDDPKSVVVMGIDHAFNQSYAVWGDPSYIDEGMLVSYFSVYPNKNVNANTPAGINGFANNRVNWTVHIKDEAGKIVDTFNVENEHEIHLKWTPDADLPNGTYTISAEVTNKQGFKVTTSPKTVTVFQN; this is translated from the coding sequence ATGAAAGTGAAAAAAGGGGTACCCTATAAGGTGCTTGCTTCTGCATTGGCAGCAGCAATGCTATTCGGGGGAACAGTCTCCGCACAAGGAGATCAGGATGATGAGATCAAGGCTCCAAGTATTGAAGACATTGTTAAGCAGGGGCAGAAATTATTTTTGGAGCAGCAATTTCAGACTGATGCAAATGCAGTGGACAAGCTGGGATATAAGGATCTTAAAGAAAAAGGGTTAACCCAACCATATGAGCCAACTGAAATTTTACGAGTAATTGTTGAGATCGAACAGCCTGCAGATACAGAGAAAACAAATAAAAGCAAAAAAAGTAAAATGAAGGCAAAGCAAGACGAGGTAATTTCAGCACTTTCCAAGAAAAAATCATTCAAGAAATTGAAGCATCGCTTTTTTGAGGGGTTTAATGGGTTCAGTCTGGAAACCGAGTTTCGTAATGTAAAAGAAATTCAGGATATTCCTGGTGTCATTAACGTACATATTGCGAGAACATTCCAGCCATCCATGGGTGCCAGCAAGGAGCTGGTGCAGGCACAGAAGGTCTGGGAGCGGCATGGCTATGAAGGCGAAGGGCTGCTTGTTGCTGTAGTTGACTCAGGATTGGACTATACACACCAGGATATGACATTGACGGATGAAGGGAAAGACAAGCAGAAATGGTCTGAAGGAGGAATCCAGGCAAAACTCTCTGAAACGGCTATTAATGATGTCTGGTATAGTGACAAAGTGCCGACAGGCTATGACTGGGCCGATGAAGATACGGATGTCATCCCCCGGGGACAATATGGAAGTCCGCATGGCATGCACGTGGCTGGTACAGTAGGTGCTAATGGCGATGAAGAAAATGATGGGGTCAAGGGGATCGCTCCGGGTGTCCAGTTATTAGCCGAAAAAGTATTTTCTGATAACGGCGGGGGAGCTTATGAAGATGATATTATTGCTGGAATTGAACATGCTGTGGCAATGGACGCAGATGTCATTAACATGAGTCTTGGGTCAGATGCCGGTTTTGTTGGAGAAGAAAATGATCCCATCCAAAAGTCAATCCGGGAAGCAACTGAGCAGGGTACCCTGGTAGTAGTGGCTGGAGGAAATTCATCTTACAGCACAAAAAATAATATTATGGAGGCCTCTGCCATGCCATATGCAGAAAATCCGGATATCGGCACAGTCGGAGAGCCTTCTGTCAGTCCATTTGCGCTATCAGTAGCATCTTATGAAAATACTAAATTGCATATGAATGCACTTACTGATGAAAACGGCTTGCAGCTTCCATACCAGGATCAGACCCATGTAAACTTCAAGCTATCAAAGGTGTTAACAGCAGGAGAAAGCTATGAAATGGTATATGTAGGGGAAGGAAAGACAGCTGATTTTGCCGGTAAAGATGTTGCAGGCAAAATAGTCGTAGCAAAACCAAATCAAAAATATGGTTTATATACCTATGTCCAATCCGAAGCCAGAAAAAATGGTGCCAAGGCGGTTATCCTTGTACCGCCTCATGATGAAGCGGATTTTCCTTTCTTGTATTTTAGTCCATACTTAACCCCTGCAGCTACTACCAGCAAAGAGGATGGGAATGCCTTAATTTCACAGCTATCCAATGGACAAACAGTGAAAATGCAGATGAGCAAAGGTGTTTGGGTCGATAATGCCGAGAAAGATAACATGTCAGACTTTTCATCTTTTGGAACGCCGCACACGCTGGACTTCAAACCTGAACTATCAGCACCAGGCGGAGGGATTTACTCAACTGTTCCCGGCAATGAATATGAAATTATGAGCGGTACGTCCATGGCTGCGCCTCATGTAGCAGGCGGATCAGCTTTGCTGCTGCAGGCTTTATATGAAAAAGGATTGCCGCAATCCAAAGAAACGGCACTAAAAGCAAAAATCGCCTTAATGAATACGTCAAAAACCATTCAAGATCCGCGTTCCAGCAGTCAAGTCCCTTATTCACCACGCGTTCAGGGATCCGGATTAATGCAAATACAAAATGCCATCAAAACACCTGTGCTGGTGACAAATAAAAACGTTCCTTTGGAACAGGCAGGAGCGGTTGCACTTAAGGAAATCAATGAGAAAGCACACTTCAAATTGAATGTCGAAGCACTTCGGGATGCTGATGTTGAAGAACTGGAATACAAAGTGTACGTTGATGTTTTAACAGACGAAACAGAAACAAAAAAGTATGACTTTGATAATGATGGTAAATTGGATGAGAAGGAATATTTAACAATGACCAGCAAGCGGATTTCGGGGGCTTCTGCCATCGTCAATGGTGAAAAAGTGACCAATGAAAAAGGAAAAACATTAAAAGTTAAGCCAGGACAAAACAAGAGTCTTGATGTACAGATTCAATTGCCGGATAGCCTGAAAAAGGGCACATTTGTCGAAGGATATGTCCGTCTTGTGCCAACAGGGAAAAACAATGATGCCGCTGTGCCGCTGACAATTCCATACATGGGCTATTTTGGTCAATGGGACAAGCCGCTAAACCTTGACCCTGCTGCATGGGAAAAAGATGCCTTTTTAGGATATACAGTCCTTTGGAATGATGAAGGAGCACAGTTCCCGATGGGATATGATCCGTATACCGGAACATTTAATATGGATCGTATTGTCATTTCGCCAAATGCTGTTTTGCCGGGTGTTTTCCCAACTTTTACAGCTCTCCGCAATTTACAAAAGACAGAAATGTACGTGGAGAATGATAAAGGAGAAATGATCAACTACTTAGGCGACTTCAGTGAATTTACAGGCAAGCCCTGGAAGTTCCGCAAAAATATCATGGCTTTCCGTGACTATATGATTAACGGCTATTTATGGGATGTTAAGGATCAAAACGGGAATTTCGTTAAAGATGGCTCCTATCAATATATAATCAAAACAACACTTGATTATAAGGATGCCAAACCGCAGAAAGTAAGGCTTCCGGTTCACGTAGATTCCGTTGCACCAGTGGTTTCTGATATACAGGTTCAGCCAAAGGACGGCCAATATGAGATTTCCTTCAAGTCGGAAGATAACAAAGGCGGAAGCGGCTATAATGGGGCCATCATCTGGTACAACGGCAAGTATATGCCGCTCGAGCCTGGAAAAACGTCAGCCCTTGTAAAAGATGATCCTAAGAGCGTTGTCGTAATGGGCATCGACCATGCATTTAACCAGAGCTATGCTGTATGGGGAGATCCTTCCTATATAGATGAGGGGATGCTAGTGAGCTATTTCAGTGTTTATCCTAATAAAAATGTGAATGCAAACACACCTGCCGGCATCAATGGATTTGCAAACAACCGCGTAAACTGGACAGTGCACATTAAAGATGAAGCAGGAAAAATCGTTGATACTTTTAATGTAGAAAACGAACATGAAATTCATTTAAAGTGGACTCCGGACGCAGATCTTCCAAATGGGACTTACACCATTAGTGCGGAAGTAACAAATAAACAGGGCTTTAAAGTGACCACGAGTCCTAAAACGGTTACAGTATTTCAGAACTGA
- a CDS encoding MFS transporter, with product MNSKLWTKDFVIVSSVNFFLTLIFYLLMVTIAVFAVDYYSATTSQAGLVTGIFIIGTLIGRLYIGRAIDKIGRKKTLFIGLTFFTLTTLLYFVNIGIAFLLMTRFIHGIALGVASTATGTIAAQIIPAARKGEGIGYFSMSTTLATAVGPFIGLLMMQKVSFQVIFAFCLVIGIIALITSFFLYVPAVETSDVKKPGFQLSSFIEPKAIKIAFITLAIAFAYSGVLSFINFYAIEVDLVKAASFFFLIYSAAVLVSRPFTGRLMDLKGANYVMYPAFILFAAGMFVLSTANSSFTLLLAGALIGLGFGNMQSCTQAVAVKLTPAHRMGLATSTFFIFLDAGLGFGPYLLGFIIPVTGYGKLYGMMALFVLLSAILYYFLHGKKEAIALKKLNTSVSA from the coding sequence TTGAATTCGAAGCTTTGGACAAAGGATTTTGTGATTGTTTCATCGGTTAATTTTTTCTTAACATTGATTTTCTATCTGCTGATGGTGACCATAGCAGTTTTTGCAGTGGATTACTATAGTGCTACAACCAGCCAGGCCGGACTTGTGACAGGCATTTTTATCATAGGCACGCTCATTGGGAGGCTTTATATCGGGCGGGCCATTGATAAAATAGGACGCAAGAAAACACTTTTTATCGGTTTGACCTTTTTTACACTGACGACTCTTTTGTATTTCGTGAACATTGGAATTGCTTTCCTGCTGATGACCAGGTTTATTCACGGCATTGCTTTAGGGGTGGCAAGCACGGCGACTGGAACCATCGCGGCACAAATTATTCCGGCAGCACGCAAGGGGGAAGGAATTGGCTACTTCAGCATGAGTACAACACTGGCGACTGCTGTTGGGCCATTTATTGGCTTATTGATGATGCAAAAAGTTTCTTTCCAAGTGATTTTTGCCTTCTGTCTTGTCATCGGAATTATTGCCCTAATTACATCCTTCTTTTTATATGTTCCAGCCGTTGAAACCTCAGATGTGAAGAAGCCTGGTTTTCAGCTTTCCAGCTTTATCGAGCCAAAAGCGATTAAGATCGCATTTATCACGCTCGCGATTGCATTTGCTTATTCCGGCGTCCTCTCTTTTATCAACTTTTACGCAATAGAAGTCGATTTAGTAAAGGCTGCGAGCTTTTTCTTTCTCATCTACTCAGCCGCTGTCCTGGTTTCACGTCCATTTACCGGTCGGCTGATGGATCTTAAAGGTGCAAATTATGTAATGTACCCCGCTTTTATCTTATTTGCGGCAGGCATGTTTGTGCTTAGTACAGCGAACAGCAGTTTTACCCTGCTTTTGGCAGGTGCACTAATTGGGCTTGGCTTTGGAAACATGCAGTCCTGCACCCAGGCCGTGGCCGTCAAGCTGACACCGGCACATCGGATGGGATTGGCAACGTCAACGTTCTTTATCTTTCTTGATGCAGGCTTGGGATTTGGTCCCTATTTGCTGGGATTCATTATTCCGGTTACAGGATACGGCAAGCTCTATGGCATGATGGCACTCTTTGTTTTATTATCAGCCATCTTATATTATTTCCTGCATGGGAAGAAGGAAGCTATAGCTTTAAAGAAATTGAACACATCTGTTTCAGCTTGA